From Toxorhynchites rutilus septentrionalis strain SRP chromosome 2, ASM2978413v1, whole genome shotgun sequence, a single genomic window includes:
- the LOC129765220 gene encoding tyrosine-protein kinase Abl isoform X3, giving the protein MGAQQVKERSSGGGGLGGGGTGSSSTLGAGSSIRSSRNKPRVPKDSRILGSNIFTEHSEALLQSRPLPHIPPPGSLLPADLLAQSQEASENHTGTLHSQGSSNTAQSSFENAHRWTSRENLLAPGPEEDDPQLFVALYDFKAGGENQLSLRKGEEVRILSYNKSGEWCEAHSSSGHVGWVPSNYVTPLNSLEKHSWYHGPISRNAAEYLLSSGINGSFLVRESESSPGQRSISLRYDGRVYHYRISEDSDGKVYVTAEAKFNTLAELVHHHSFLHEGHGLITPLLYPAPKQNKPTVFPLSPEPDEWEICRTDIVMKHKLGGGQYGEVYEAVWKRYGNTVAVKTLKEDTMALKDFLEEAAIMKEMKHPNLVQLIGVCTREPPFYIITEFMSHGNLLDFLRSASRETLDAVALLYMATQIASGMSYLESRNFIHRDLAARNCLVGDNNLVKVADFGLARLMRDDTYTAHAGAKFPIKWTAPEGLAYNKFSTKSDVWAFGVLLWEIATYGMSPYPGIDLTEVFHRLESGYRMERPPGCPPEVYELMRKCWQWNAQDRPTFESIHHDLEHMFQESSITEAVEKQLQGATQPVQLTPQMGKKPQLGAQQQQQHEPAITPISDAGSNSKLSTFSNKPVTAGVQMRRTTNKRGKTAPAPPKRTSLLSSSRDSTYRDEDGGKNGEGEHNANGIIPITKSSSCSSFLIDKLFRGFSRDLANLVNRTTDSENEQTEITPDTDTDSQEPVGHFQKSSMQQSSFKRVPIMGNRGLETRSSKRLPQGVPRREQMVPGSDQPPPSGMPINAVCQPVVGALAVHNVKKAINRYGTLPKGARIDAYLESLRQTDGTVGQQVPQQVQTNSVPPDPPPPMTAANVISNSLLAAQRTAIKTQPHQQQPQMIRSNSSSGVTMANSATASLSKLQRHRTTTDGSMMTFSSFRGAVGNNSPKRSMPPTLADLEFPPPPIDLPPPPEEFEVQQHSCPPMDKLVKPSNDVSNTEPSVEEASSRFGVSLRKREPSTDSCSSLGSPADAIVPNSEPSLPIPPPPPPSLKEKLEMKLATEIKEKAIVPKPTVNSETNHRPSADPASQLVSELAESMNLPKPPPPLPPNDIAPHYKSSDVSSLRRTKPLENNNSSSTQPPFKAQLKKVEPKRIPNQIPKKEECNSIIDFKSRLRKVENASDSTTTSNGTSVSDINTTGSSDSSSDNNNKYHSSNANSNILNNNQPNDQSSDAEIKAKKNELLRNGTNKNGVALLDNNELNSLKLKKTNPSIVTSVAPIDSNKIIELKKTEIKIELSQEDKKRESLEGNSVKPDGSNSGGDNLSTGSGGNGDDGDKRKSTGSISSLKKLWEAKESPNDQGAQLSPKLGVKSAANLRLNNNLDEDTSGTNNSNITTTTTTTTTTNSNSGQNDDHQQSQQLIPAKKPAVPVKPSKFASIYATPVQNQIPSPALTSSTNNATTTSKSNDSNSSLLSEKSTASSSSVPSSSASREGILELVTTLEGSLKIPVNSISASQWLQLSERLNSLQSSCVTFADNETLPPHTKFHFRELVDRVENQSRSLRSAGNKNVQDNEKLVIEVGQSLKQISNALHR; this is encoded by the exons AAGCACTGCTGCAATCCCGACCATTGCCACACATCCCACCACCCGGCAGTTTATTACCGGCTGATTTGCTTGCACAGAGCCAGGAAGCCTCCGAGAATCACACCGGAACGTTGCACTCGCAGGGTAGCTCGAACACTGCCCAATCGAGCTTCGAAAATGCACATCGGTGGACGTCCCGGGAAAATTTGCTCGCACCCGGTCCAGAGGAAGATGACCCTCAGCTGTTCGTGGCGCTGTACGACTTCAAGGCTGGCGGCGAGAACCAGTTAAGCCTCCGGAAAGGCGAAGAAGTACGGATACTGTCATACAACAAGTCCGGCGAATGGTGTGAGGCCCACTCGAGCTCGGGCCATGTCGGCTGGGTTCCTTCCAACTATGTCACTCCGCTGAACTCGCTGGAAAAGCACTCGTGGTACCATGGGCCGATTTCGCGTAATGCCGCCGAATATCTGCTCAGTTCGGGCATCAATGGAAGCTTCCTGGTCAGAGAGAGCGAAAGCTCTCCCGGACAACGTAGTATTAGTTTAAGGTATGATGGTCGTGTATATCATTACAGAATATCGGAAGATTCCGATGGGAAGGTGTATGTAACGGCGGAGGCAAAGTTCAATACTCTTGCCGAATTGGTACATCATCACAGTTTCTTGCACGAGGGCCATGGACTGATAACGCCACTGCTTTATCCAGCACCAAAGCAGAACAAACCAACTGTGTTCCCCTTGAGTCCGGAACCGGATGAATGGGAAATATGTCGGACTGATATTGTAATGAAACATAAACTGGGCGGCGGTCAGTATGGGGAAGTGTACGAGGCTGTTTGGAAGCGATACGGTAATACGGTCGCTGTGAAGACACTCAAAGAGGACACGATGGCACTGAAGGACTTCCTAGAAGAGGCTGCAATCATGAAGGAAATGAAGCATCCGAACCTGGTGCAACTCATAG GGGTATGTACACGGGAACCGCCGTTCTATATCATAACCGAATTTATGAGCCACGGAAACCTGCTTGACTTCCTACGTTCGGCAAGCCGAGAAACGTTGGATGCCGTTGCGCTTCTCTACATGGCCACTCAAATTGCTTCCGGTATGAGCTACCTGGAAAGCCGTAACTTTATTCACCGTGATCTTGCGGCAAGAAATTGTCTCGTCGGCGATAACAACCTGGTGAAGGTTGCCGATTTCGGGCTGGCCCGATTGATGCGAGACGACACTTACACGGCCCATGCTGGTGCCAAATTTCCTATCAAATGGACTGCCCCGGAAGGCTTAGCATATAACAAATTCAGCACAAAATCCGATGTGTGGGCATTCGGAGTGCTTCTGTGGGAAATAGCCACATATGGGATGTCTCCCTATCCTGGAATCGATTTGACCGAAGTGTTTCACCGATTGGAGTCTGGATATCGGATGGAACGACCTCCTGGCTGCCCGCCGGAAGTGTATGAACTTATGAGAAAATGTTGGCAGTGGAACGCTCAAGACCGACCCACTTTCGAGAGCATACATCACGATCTAGAGCACATGTTTCAG GAATCGTCCATCACAGAAGCGGTAGAGAAGCAGTTGCAGGGTGCAACCCAACCCGTACAGCTTACGCCGCAAATGGGTAAGAAACCCCAGCTGGGGgcgcagcaacagcaacagcacgAGCCAGCAATCACACCGATTTCCG ATGCAGGTTCCAACTCGAAGCTCAGCACATTTTCGAACAAGCCAGTCACCGCAGGGGTCCAGATGCGTCGAACCACAAACAAGCGTGGAAAAACGGCACCAGCCCCACCGAAACGGACTAG CCTGTTATCATCTAGTCGGGATTCAACGTATCGGGACGAGGACGGTGGAAAGAACGGCGAAGGCGAGCACAACGCAAACGGTATTATACCAATCACTAAATCGTCTTCTTGCAGTAGTTTCCTTATCGATAAACTGTTTCGAG ggttCTCCCGTGATCTGGCTAATCTGGTCAACAGAACCACAGACTCCGAGAATGAACAAACCGAGATCACGCCCGATACTGACACAGACAGCCAGGAGCCGGTTGGGCATTTTCAGAAATCCTCCATGCAACAAAGCTCATTCAAACGTGTTCCAATCATGGGCAATCGTGGTTTGGAAACACGCAGCAGCAAGCGACTACCGCAAGGTGTTCCTCGGAGAGAGCAGATGGTGCCTGGTAGTGACCAACCACCACCATCAGGTATGCCAATCAACGCAGTTTGTCAGCCAGTGGTAGGTGCACTGGCGGTACATAATGTGAAAAAGGCCATCAACCGGTACGGTACCCTGCCGAAGGGCGCCAGAATAGACGCATATTTGGAATCTTTGCGGCAGACCGACGGTACCGTGGGACAACAGGTTCCACAGCAAGTGCAAACAAATTCAGTTCCTCCAGATCCGCCACCACCGATGACTGCGGCAAATGTAATTTCCAATAGCTTGTTAGCCGCGCAACGAACCGCTATCAAAACGCAGCCACACCAACAACAACCGCAAATGATTCGTAGTAACTCATCCAGTGGAGTCACTATGGCGAACTCCGCAACCGCTAGTCTTTCCAAATTACAACGACATAGAACCACTACGGACGGCTCGATGATGACATTCTCTTCCTTCCGCGGCGCAGTTGGCAACAATAGTCCCAAACGATCAATGCCTCCAACGTTGGCCGATCTAGAGTTTCCACCTCCACCAATCGATTTACCTCCTCCGCCAGAAGAGTTTGAAGTTCAACAGCATTCTTGCCCTCCAATGGATAAGCTGGTGAAACCATCGAATGATGTTTCCAACACCGAACCAAGCGTTGAAGAGGCAAGCTCTCGATTTGGCGTTAGTCTCAGGAAAAGGGAACCTTCAACCGATTCATGCAGCTCGCTCGGAAGTCCAGCTGACGCTATCGTTCCGAACAGTGAACCATCGCTGCCCATTCCACCACCACCTCCACCAAGTCTGAAGGAGAAACTAGAAATGAAACTAGCGACCGAAATCAAAGAGAAAGCTATTGTGCCAAAACCAACAGTAAACAGTGAAACAAATCACAGGCCCTCGGCTGATCCGGCTTCACAATTAGTCAGTGAACTGGCGGAAAGCATGAATTTACCAAAACCTCCTCCACCTTTACCCCCGAACGACATTGCTCCTCACTACAAGTCGTCCGATGTAAGTTCGTTGCGAAGAACGAAACCCCTTGAGAACAACAACAGCTCCTCGACCCAACCTCCGTTCAAGGCACAGCTGAAAAAGGTCGAACCGAAACGTATCCCGAATCAAATTCCCAAAAAGGAAGAGTGCAATAGCATTATTGATTTTAAATCCCGACTCCGTAAGGTGGAAAATGCTAGCGACTCAACCACTACTAGTAATGGGACGAGCGTCAGCGATATCAACACCACTGGCAGTAGTGACTCAAGCTCagacaataacaataaatatCATTCGAGCAATGCTAACAGTAATATTCTAAATAACAACCAGCCGAACGACCAGTCGAGTGACGCGGAAATCAAGGCAAAGAAAAATGAGCTGCTTAGAAACGGGACAAACAAAAACGGGGTGGCACTGTTGGACAACAACGAGCTGAATTCTTTGAAGCTGAAGAAGACAAATCCTTCCATAGTGACTAGTGTGGCACCTATCGATAGCAACAAAATTATCGAGTTAAAAAAGACTGAAATAAAAATCGAACTTAGTCAGGAGGATAAAAAGCGGGAGAGTTTGGAAGGGAATTCGGTTAAACCAGATGGGAGCAACAGCGGTGGCGATAATCTATCGACTGGTAGCGGAGGCAACGGGGACGATGGTGACAAACGAAAAAGCACCGGAAGTATTAGCAGCTTGAAAAAGCTGTGGGAGGCGAAAGAATCTCCCAATGATCAGGGTGCTCAGCTGAGTCCTAAACTTGGCGTTAAAAGCGCAGCGAATCTCAGATTGAACAACAATCTCGACGAGGACACGAGTGGCACTAACAATTCCAAtatcacaacaacaacaacaacaacaacaacaacgaacaGCAATTCCGGCCAGAATGATGATCATCAGCAATCGCAGCAGTTGATACCTGCGAAGAAGCCTGCAGTGCCAGTAAAACCGTCAAAGTTTGCATCGATCTATGCCACACCTGTTCAAAATCAGATTCCAAGTCCAGCACTAACCAGTTCCACCAATAACGCAACTACCACATCGAAATCAAATGATAGCAACAGTTCGCTTCTGTCGGAGAAATCTACCGCATCGTCATCTTCCGTTCCGTCATCGTCCGCGAGTCGCGAAGGAATCCTCGAGCTGGTTACGACACTCGAGGGGAGTCTCAAGATTCCGGTGAATTCCATCTCGGCCTCCCAATGGCTACAGCTGAGCGAAAGGCTCAATTCGCTGCAATCCAGTTGTGTCACGTTCGCGGATAATGAAACGCTGCCACCGCACACGAAGTTCCACTTTCGGGAACTGGTCGACCGGGTTGAGAACCAGTCGCGGTCGCTCCGATCGGCAGGCAACAAAAACGTGCAGGACAACGAGAAGCTTGTGATAGAGGTTGGTCAATCACTGAAGCAAATATCGAATGCGTTGCACAGGTAA
- the LOC129765220 gene encoding tyrosine-protein kinase Abl isoform X1 yields the protein MGAQQVKERSSGGGGLGGGGTGSSSTLGAGSSIRSSRNKPRVPKDSRILGSNIFTEHSDKRQFQLSVDGLRSVVRASADGKEALLQSRPLPHIPPPGSLLPADLLAQSQEASENHTGTLHSQGSSNTAQSSFENAHRWTSRENLLAPGPEEDDPQLFVALYDFKAGGENQLSLRKGEEVRILSYNKSGEWCEAHSSSGHVGWVPSNYVTPLNSLEKHSWYHGPISRNAAEYLLSSGINGSFLVRESESSPGQRSISLRYDGRVYHYRISEDSDGKVYVTAEAKFNTLAELVHHHSFLHEGHGLITPLLYPAPKQNKPTVFPLSPEPDEWEICRTDIVMKHKLGGGQYGEVYEAVWKRYGNTVAVKTLKEDTMALKDFLEEAAIMKEMKHPNLVQLIGVCTREPPFYIITEFMSHGNLLDFLRSASRETLDAVALLYMATQIASGMSYLESRNFIHRDLAARNCLVGDNNLVKVADFGLARLMRDDTYTAHAGAKFPIKWTAPEGLAYNKFSTKSDVWAFGVLLWEIATYGMSPYPGIDLTEVFHRLESGYRMERPPGCPPEVYELMRKCWQWNAQDRPTFESIHHDLEHMFQESSITEAVEKQLQGATQPVQLTPQMGKKPQLGAQQQQQHEPAITPISDAGSNSKLSTFSNKPVTAGVQMRRTTNKRGKTAPAPPKRTSLLSSSRDSTYRDEDGGKNGEGEHNANGIIPITKSSSCSSFLIDKLFRGFSRDLANLVNRTTDSENEQTEITPDTDTDSQEPVGHFQKSSMQQSSFKRVPIMGNRGLETRSSKRLPQGVPRREQMVPGSDQPPPSGMPINAVCQPVVGALAVHNVKKAINRYGTLPKGARIDAYLESLRQTDGTVGQQVPQQVQTNSVPPDPPPPMTAANVISNSLLAAQRTAIKTQPHQQQPQMIRSNSSSGVTMANSATASLSKLQRHRTTTDGSMMTFSSFRGAVGNNSPKRSMPPTLADLEFPPPPIDLPPPPEEFEVQQHSCPPMDKLVKPSNDVSNTEPSVEEASSRFGVSLRKREPSTDSCSSLGSPADAIVPNSEPSLPIPPPPPPSLKEKLEMKLATEIKEKAIVPKPTVNSETNHRPSADPASQLVSELAESMNLPKPPPPLPPNDIAPHYKSSDVSSLRRTKPLENNNSSSTQPPFKAQLKKVEPKRIPNQIPKKEECNSIIDFKSRLRKVENASDSTTTSNGTSVSDINTTGSSDSSSDNNNKYHSSNANSNILNNNQPNDQSSDAEIKAKKNELLRNGTNKNGVALLDNNELNSLKLKKTNPSIVTSVAPIDSNKIIELKKTEIKIELSQEDKKRESLEGNSVKPDGSNSGGDNLSTGSGGNGDDGDKRKSTGSISSLKKLWEAKESPNDQGAQLSPKLGVKSAANLRLNNNLDEDTSGTNNSNITTTTTTTTTTNSNSGQNDDHQQSQQLIPAKKPAVPVKPSKFASIYATPVQNQIPSPALTSSTNNATTTSKSNDSNSSLLSEKSTASSSSVPSSSASREGILELVTTLEGSLKIPVNSISASQWLQLSERLNSLQSSCVTFADNETLPPHTKFHFRELVDRVENQSRSLRSAGNKNVQDNEKLVIEVGQSLKQISNALHR from the exons AAGCACTGCTGCAATCCCGACCATTGCCACACATCCCACCACCCGGCAGTTTATTACCGGCTGATTTGCTTGCACAGAGCCAGGAAGCCTCCGAGAATCACACCGGAACGTTGCACTCGCAGGGTAGCTCGAACACTGCCCAATCGAGCTTCGAAAATGCACATCGGTGGACGTCCCGGGAAAATTTGCTCGCACCCGGTCCAGAGGAAGATGACCCTCAGCTGTTCGTGGCGCTGTACGACTTCAAGGCTGGCGGCGAGAACCAGTTAAGCCTCCGGAAAGGCGAAGAAGTACGGATACTGTCATACAACAAGTCCGGCGAATGGTGTGAGGCCCACTCGAGCTCGGGCCATGTCGGCTGGGTTCCTTCCAACTATGTCACTCCGCTGAACTCGCTGGAAAAGCACTCGTGGTACCATGGGCCGATTTCGCGTAATGCCGCCGAATATCTGCTCAGTTCGGGCATCAATGGAAGCTTCCTGGTCAGAGAGAGCGAAAGCTCTCCCGGACAACGTAGTATTAGTTTAAGGTATGATGGTCGTGTATATCATTACAGAATATCGGAAGATTCCGATGGGAAGGTGTATGTAACGGCGGAGGCAAAGTTCAATACTCTTGCCGAATTGGTACATCATCACAGTTTCTTGCACGAGGGCCATGGACTGATAACGCCACTGCTTTATCCAGCACCAAAGCAGAACAAACCAACTGTGTTCCCCTTGAGTCCGGAACCGGATGAATGGGAAATATGTCGGACTGATATTGTAATGAAACATAAACTGGGCGGCGGTCAGTATGGGGAAGTGTACGAGGCTGTTTGGAAGCGATACGGTAATACGGTCGCTGTGAAGACACTCAAAGAGGACACGATGGCACTGAAGGACTTCCTAGAAGAGGCTGCAATCATGAAGGAAATGAAGCATCCGAACCTGGTGCAACTCATAG GGGTATGTACACGGGAACCGCCGTTCTATATCATAACCGAATTTATGAGCCACGGAAACCTGCTTGACTTCCTACGTTCGGCAAGCCGAGAAACGTTGGATGCCGTTGCGCTTCTCTACATGGCCACTCAAATTGCTTCCGGTATGAGCTACCTGGAAAGCCGTAACTTTATTCACCGTGATCTTGCGGCAAGAAATTGTCTCGTCGGCGATAACAACCTGGTGAAGGTTGCCGATTTCGGGCTGGCCCGATTGATGCGAGACGACACTTACACGGCCCATGCTGGTGCCAAATTTCCTATCAAATGGACTGCCCCGGAAGGCTTAGCATATAACAAATTCAGCACAAAATCCGATGTGTGGGCATTCGGAGTGCTTCTGTGGGAAATAGCCACATATGGGATGTCTCCCTATCCTGGAATCGATTTGACCGAAGTGTTTCACCGATTGGAGTCTGGATATCGGATGGAACGACCTCCTGGCTGCCCGCCGGAAGTGTATGAACTTATGAGAAAATGTTGGCAGTGGAACGCTCAAGACCGACCCACTTTCGAGAGCATACATCACGATCTAGAGCACATGTTTCAG GAATCGTCCATCACAGAAGCGGTAGAGAAGCAGTTGCAGGGTGCAACCCAACCCGTACAGCTTACGCCGCAAATGGGTAAGAAACCCCAGCTGGGGgcgcagcaacagcaacagcacgAGCCAGCAATCACACCGATTTCCG ATGCAGGTTCCAACTCGAAGCTCAGCACATTTTCGAACAAGCCAGTCACCGCAGGGGTCCAGATGCGTCGAACCACAAACAAGCGTGGAAAAACGGCACCAGCCCCACCGAAACGGACTAG CCTGTTATCATCTAGTCGGGATTCAACGTATCGGGACGAGGACGGTGGAAAGAACGGCGAAGGCGAGCACAACGCAAACGGTATTATACCAATCACTAAATCGTCTTCTTGCAGTAGTTTCCTTATCGATAAACTGTTTCGAG ggttCTCCCGTGATCTGGCTAATCTGGTCAACAGAACCACAGACTCCGAGAATGAACAAACCGAGATCACGCCCGATACTGACACAGACAGCCAGGAGCCGGTTGGGCATTTTCAGAAATCCTCCATGCAACAAAGCTCATTCAAACGTGTTCCAATCATGGGCAATCGTGGTTTGGAAACACGCAGCAGCAAGCGACTACCGCAAGGTGTTCCTCGGAGAGAGCAGATGGTGCCTGGTAGTGACCAACCACCACCATCAGGTATGCCAATCAACGCAGTTTGTCAGCCAGTGGTAGGTGCACTGGCGGTACATAATGTGAAAAAGGCCATCAACCGGTACGGTACCCTGCCGAAGGGCGCCAGAATAGACGCATATTTGGAATCTTTGCGGCAGACCGACGGTACCGTGGGACAACAGGTTCCACAGCAAGTGCAAACAAATTCAGTTCCTCCAGATCCGCCACCACCGATGACTGCGGCAAATGTAATTTCCAATAGCTTGTTAGCCGCGCAACGAACCGCTATCAAAACGCAGCCACACCAACAACAACCGCAAATGATTCGTAGTAACTCATCCAGTGGAGTCACTATGGCGAACTCCGCAACCGCTAGTCTTTCCAAATTACAACGACATAGAACCACTACGGACGGCTCGATGATGACATTCTCTTCCTTCCGCGGCGCAGTTGGCAACAATAGTCCCAAACGATCAATGCCTCCAACGTTGGCCGATCTAGAGTTTCCACCTCCACCAATCGATTTACCTCCTCCGCCAGAAGAGTTTGAAGTTCAACAGCATTCTTGCCCTCCAATGGATAAGCTGGTGAAACCATCGAATGATGTTTCCAACACCGAACCAAGCGTTGAAGAGGCAAGCTCTCGATTTGGCGTTAGTCTCAGGAAAAGGGAACCTTCAACCGATTCATGCAGCTCGCTCGGAAGTCCAGCTGACGCTATCGTTCCGAACAGTGAACCATCGCTGCCCATTCCACCACCACCTCCACCAAGTCTGAAGGAGAAACTAGAAATGAAACTAGCGACCGAAATCAAAGAGAAAGCTATTGTGCCAAAACCAACAGTAAACAGTGAAACAAATCACAGGCCCTCGGCTGATCCGGCTTCACAATTAGTCAGTGAACTGGCGGAAAGCATGAATTTACCAAAACCTCCTCCACCTTTACCCCCGAACGACATTGCTCCTCACTACAAGTCGTCCGATGTAAGTTCGTTGCGAAGAACGAAACCCCTTGAGAACAACAACAGCTCCTCGACCCAACCTCCGTTCAAGGCACAGCTGAAAAAGGTCGAACCGAAACGTATCCCGAATCAAATTCCCAAAAAGGAAGAGTGCAATAGCATTATTGATTTTAAATCCCGACTCCGTAAGGTGGAAAATGCTAGCGACTCAACCACTACTAGTAATGGGACGAGCGTCAGCGATATCAACACCACTGGCAGTAGTGACTCAAGCTCagacaataacaataaatatCATTCGAGCAATGCTAACAGTAATATTCTAAATAACAACCAGCCGAACGACCAGTCGAGTGACGCGGAAATCAAGGCAAAGAAAAATGAGCTGCTTAGAAACGGGACAAACAAAAACGGGGTGGCACTGTTGGACAACAACGAGCTGAATTCTTTGAAGCTGAAGAAGACAAATCCTTCCATAGTGACTAGTGTGGCACCTATCGATAGCAACAAAATTATCGAGTTAAAAAAGACTGAAATAAAAATCGAACTTAGTCAGGAGGATAAAAAGCGGGAGAGTTTGGAAGGGAATTCGGTTAAACCAGATGGGAGCAACAGCGGTGGCGATAATCTATCGACTGGTAGCGGAGGCAACGGGGACGATGGTGACAAACGAAAAAGCACCGGAAGTATTAGCAGCTTGAAAAAGCTGTGGGAGGCGAAAGAATCTCCCAATGATCAGGGTGCTCAGCTGAGTCCTAAACTTGGCGTTAAAAGCGCAGCGAATCTCAGATTGAACAACAATCTCGACGAGGACACGAGTGGCACTAACAATTCCAAtatcacaacaacaacaacaacaacaacaacaacgaacaGCAATTCCGGCCAGAATGATGATCATCAGCAATCGCAGCAGTTGATACCTGCGAAGAAGCCTGCAGTGCCAGTAAAACCGTCAAAGTTTGCATCGATCTATGCCACACCTGTTCAAAATCAGATTCCAAGTCCAGCACTAACCAGTTCCACCAATAACGCAACTACCACATCGAAATCAAATGATAGCAACAGTTCGCTTCTGTCGGAGAAATCTACCGCATCGTCATCTTCCGTTCCGTCATCGTCCGCGAGTCGCGAAGGAATCCTCGAGCTGGTTACGACACTCGAGGGGAGTCTCAAGATTCCGGTGAATTCCATCTCGGCCTCCCAATGGCTACAGCTGAGCGAAAGGCTCAATTCGCTGCAATCCAGTTGTGTCACGTTCGCGGATAATGAAACGCTGCCACCGCACACGAAGTTCCACTTTCGGGAACTGGTCGACCGGGTTGAGAACCAGTCGCGGTCGCTCCGATCGGCAGGCAACAAAAACGTGCAGGACAACGAGAAGCTTGTGATAGAGGTTGGTCAATCACTGAAGCAAATATCGAATGCGTTGCACAGGTAA